A region of Panicum virgatum strain AP13 chromosome 8N, P.virgatum_v5, whole genome shotgun sequence DNA encodes the following proteins:
- the LOC120684518 gene encoding actin-related protein 2/3 complex subunit 5A-like — protein MACIKSQTLCFANPPITKKKRSSTAEPTPPPRTEHPAQTRSRPDPRVLPVAGGMASSAAYPDADENLEAIITRIEQKSRKIETLLKQSKPVEALKTALEGSPLKTRDERCKSANWIVVHRAMMAIRDVDGMFNSLDPEYYDILMKYLYRGLSTGDRPTCDQCLKIHEKLTEKTGLGCILRSLADTVNTV, from the exons ATGGCGTGTATTAAATCTCAGACACTGTGTTTTGCAAACCCaccaataacaaaaaaaaaacgaagcAGCACAGCCGAACCCACACCACCACCAAGAACAGAGCACCCAGCACAGACACGGAGCCGACCCGACCCGCGCGtcctccccgtcgccggcggtATGGCTTCCTCGGCGGCGTACCCCGACGCGGACGAGAATCTTGAGGCCATCATCACCCGCATCGAGCAGAAGTCCCGCAAGATCGAGACCCTCCTCAAGCA gtCGAAGCCCGTGGAAGCCCTGAAGACGGCGCTCGAGGGGTCGCCCCTCAAGACCCGCGACGAGCGATGCAAG TCGGCGAACTGGATCGTGGTGCACCGGGCGATGATGGCGATCAGGGACGTCGACGGCATGTTCAACTCCCTAGATCCCGAGTACTACGACATCCTGATGAA GTACCTTTATAGAGGATTATCGACAGGGGACAGGCCAACATGTGACCAGTGCCTCAAAATTCATGAAAAACTGACTGAGAAAACAGGATTAGGATGTATATTGCGGTCGCTTGCCGATACTGTAAACACTGTATGA